The genomic stretch TGcaatttcttcttatttttttattttgtttctgaACTTACCTTCTTTTTGTATAGATTGAGTTGATTCCTGACCTAATCGTTTTGTGTGATATGTCCTATGTGTTGTGGATCTTGTTGCTTTTGGTTTGTAGTTTCAATTTATCGTTGTGTATTTGATTGTAAATCTGGCTTTTTGTATAAATTGAGTTGATTCTTGATCTAATTGTTTTGTGTGATGTGTCATATGTGTTGCGGATCTTGTTGCTTTTGATTTATAGTTTCAAGTTATTTTCGACTAATTGATTGAAAATCtagattttttttgttaaaattgaGGTGATTCGTAACCTAATCGCACTGTGTGTGTCGATCTTGTTGCTCGTGTTTCATAGTTTGAATCTATGCAACAGCCATTTGGGGAAAAATGCCTAATTTTCCTTTGTGGTTTTGCTCAAATATGCCAGCAATATAACTCTAACATCGTTATATATTTGATAAGCTTCTTCAGTTTAAAATAATTAGGTTCTTTACTGGACCAGCAACTAAATGTTCTTTAACAAGGGAAATGAGAATTTGCCACAACTTTGGAATCTGGTTGGAACCTGAGGACACTGTAACCACCTTTTTGTTCAAATGTTCAGTCACTTTCGCAGAACTATCAACTTACTCTAGTTGGAAGCTGAGGGTCTTGTAACTATTCCGAAACAATCGGCTTACTCTAAATTGTTGACTTATACTGTACTGATAGTACTTAAATTTAACATCTTATATTGCTGTATAAGATAATCGGTTTTTATCATCTACATAGCATTAACAACAACATcaataacaaagtcataagtcccaactatttgggatcgactacatggatcttttaccGCCATTGGGAtctgtaaaaaatcatatgtttagttaagttcttagtacttaaatctttatttatagttttcattaaagtctttttaggtcttttTTTAACCTTTTctcgtaccactaacattaatcatctcATTTTTTCTGGCTATCGCGTTCGGGGGTCTCCTAAGCACATGTCATACTATCTTAAGCGATAcctaattgttcatgaataaaagtatttcttttcttatctttcctCGTAACTCTACACATCTATTTAACATTCTTATCTCGGTAGCATAAATTTTTTGTATATACTATTTCTTCATTGCCTAACACTTAGGTCTCATgattgtcttataaaattttcttttaatttcaaaGGTATTTGATGACCACACAACACCCCTGACATCCCTCGCCATTTTAACATcctatttttactctatgaataataaatcgatctctccatcttgttgaatGATTGATCTATGATACCTAAAGCTTTTGTTTAAATGAATTTCTTGTCCATCCAATTTAAATTTATTCTCCTATCTATTTCTAGaattactaaatttatattttatattattcagTTTTAGTCTTATTTAATCTAAAGCCTTTAATTTTTAAGGCTTATCTCCataactcaagtttataattaatttcaccgATGCTCTCATTaactaaaataatatcatcaacaaataacatGCACCAGGAAAGTTTATCATGTAAGTGACtagtaagttcatccattatcaatatgAAAAGGTAGGGACTTAATTTAGATACTTAATGTAATCGTATACTAATAGAAAATTCATTAGACACACTCCTTATAGTTCTAATACTAGTAAttacattatcatacatatttttaacaacatcaatataattagtggatacatcttttttttctaaaacctACTATAATAAATCTTTAGGAACCCTATCGTAAgctttctctaagtcaataaaagtcatatgcaaatctttctttttctccttgtaCTTTTCCCCAAAAACCATCTAGATAGcatcaattttaaaatatattggcATGTAGGCCAAATTTAAGCCATCAACAAGCAAAAGTATTATCTCAATTCATTTTAAGAACTGGGTAATGTCACTGCACAAGTAATTTGAGTTTATGTGCCAAAGTCTTTCTTCTAGTTGCTTCACATATTTCGTTGACTTATTGGCTATCTTTTTTATATTTAACTGGTTAACagtctgatttttttttcttttctagttaTGTTCTATTGTATATTACTACACAGATAACACAGGTAAATTTACATGATTGTGCAGTTTCAGAATCATGAGTCTAAGCGGATACACGGTGGAAGTCACTAACCTATCTCCTAATGCAACTGAGAGAGATCTATAtgacttcttttctttttctgggGCTATTGAGCACATTGAGATTATCAGGTGATGACGCAAGCATGCCTCTTAAGAAATTTTCAAACATTCTTTCTGCATAAGCCAAACCTGTTTTTCCTGTATCGATCTTATGTTTCCTGTTGGTGCGGACACTCTGTAATGATCACAATGTGACCTCACTCTTTTGTAAGCTCTTTATGTCTCACCATTGTGCTGTTCTACTTCTAGGGAACTAGAAATGCTTTGCAGTGAGTCAGGTTATGAAATTTCTTGCCCATAACCTGATATTTTTTGATGGCGTGTTCTTAACCTAACATATTTTTGTTACTTGCTTTTCAGCTTCAAAATTTAGCTATTGTACCAAAATGTAGCTTTTCAAACTTTAAGTTATTTTGTTTAGCTTCCTTTGCTTCAGATAGAAGAAAGCTTTAAGCAACATCAGATTTTGGTTTCTACATAAAATTTATGGAAGCATGTCGTAGGAATATTATGTAGGTTGTCTTGTTATGCCACTTGCTGCATTTTGACATGTTTACTACTCACTCCTATCTAACATAAGGTAATTCCTGACGAGAAGTGAATGATCATTCTTACTTTCTCATCTTCTCCCTTTTCATATATAGTAAGCTTTTATCACCTATTTCTTCAATTTCTTGGTGATTATATGTCTTTATCACCTGTTTGTTCTGTTTGCGAATTTTTGTATGGGACTACTTTGATAGAATCTGAGATTCTTGTGTGCAGGACTGGAGAATATGCATCTACTGCTTATGTAACTTTCAGAGATCCTCATGCTTTAGAAACCGCTGTCTTGCTCAGTGTAAGTTCTGCATTCAGCTCTTAAGAAAGTGGTTTTACCACTCTATGAAATATTTGATTTAGCAACATGTGCAGCATAGTTGATTATTTATCCTCTATTTATAGCTGTTCTTTCACTGGATTTCTGAACCATGTCATTTGAGAATTTTGATAAGTGGGTTGTCTTCATGACTTAATGACTCATCAGCTCCATGTGTGTAATTATTATTAATAGACAATCACATATGTCTAGTATGGTTTATCATTTAAGCTTTTAGATCCTTGAAATAGTTCTGTGTAGAACACCAGAAGTGTTTTGATCCTCGTTCAGACTAACAGCTAAGTTATTTACTCGTGGCTTTCTACTGTATTGTAGTTGTTATAGTTTAATATAGTTGGTCCTTTTCTTGGCAGCTTATCCTATTAGGATTTGTGGTCACCCAATCAAAATCTTTATAATGGTGTGAGAGTGTGCGCACATCCAAATCCTATATGTGTCCATTTCTATTTTGCCTGTTGGTTAATTAATATTGTTCAATTTAAGGATTGTAATTTCGTACTGTACCGGAGTTTCGCTCtcagctcggtatggtatggtgcgagcgtactgagcggtacactTTAGCATAtcgctctatatatatatatataagttaaaaaataaaaaaaagaggcgATGtcatcgcctcgtttcttctccccacgcacgGTTTCTTCTCCTCACCAAGGCTTCTTCTACCCgtgcggatgaggagaagtcgtcgATGACGTCGAGGCCTCGCCGCCTTAGACGAGGAttaggcgacatctcatctgcggcaTCTGGCGAGGGAGGGCAGcgatggatcgggatcgtcgagggagagtgacgccggatctccaggttctcccattTTTTCacgctcttcttccttctccctcagcTAATATCGCTTGGTAGCGGGCGGCAATAATCGAAGTCGACCGTTACCGACCGATTTCGGATGATAACGGGGTGGAAACAACCCCAATTGATGGTACCTCCCGATaacgggcggtccacgtaccggtctACTAGTGGACCGGTACGGGCCGTATCATTTGAAATTTAAATCCTTAGTTCAATGTCCTTCTCTCTTATTAGCTCGCATTATATACTTGATTTCAGTTTCATACGTCAAGTCTATCCGGCTTGTGTGTAAGGGAAGATGTTAGAATTTTATATAGAATAACATTTTTCCATCAGCTTAGTGGCCATCCAATTGAAACATTAATTAGAAATATTCTTTATATGTCAATCATTTCAAGATATCTCATCCATTAAATGATTATATGAAGTATTTACAATCAAATTTTACTTATTAAACACATCTCAATTTAATTGTTCATGAAGTCTGATGTCACATTTTTTCTATTAAGTACTCATGTTGATTTTGATACAAGTGACCTTTTTTTTCATACGGTAGTCTTGTGCTTGTAAAACTTATATTTCCATGTTTGTTTTTGCATATCAACGCGGATAAGCAATTGACTATAGAACACTCATTTTCTATTTCTTTAAGTGTTTTTTAAACATTTGTTTAAATATTGGTACATTATCTCAAATTTGGATGTTTACATTTAAATTGAGTGCTGTTTTAAAGACCAAGCTTGTGGTTTGTACCTCCTTCACAAAGTATTTATGCTTTCCAATATAGTAAACGAACCAGTCTCCACTTCTTCGGGCATATCAACATAACCACTTATCTAGAATTTAGTTTATCACTGAAatcaaaattcattgaaattagaaaaagtTTAGCCAAATCTCTTGATAGGTTTGTTCATGAACCAAGGCTGAGTAGGGTCTCTACgattgtatttatttttttttctgaatcttttttttttacgtattacaccaatatataaatttttaacagaGTTAATAgacatatatattaatttaataaaaattatctgttttctatgaataaaaaaaataaaagtttaaTGTGTAAAGATATTAAAAAACCAATTATAAATAATACACCCAGTTGCAGTATATTAAGAAATAAAAACAACTATAAAGATATGTGTTTCTTGAAAaaactgtaaagaggtgtttcaTTAGACACACTAACATTTTAGTATAATTGTGACACTGTAGCATTAGTCAAGATTTCAATTTTACCAAAGGGCCAATATGATTCCACAAAAATGGGAGTTGAAGTTCAATCCTCCACCCCCTCGTACTGTGCCTTATGTGCCAAAACAAGCATCAGAACCGGAATCACTCATCTTGATTTTGATTGTTGTTTTGCTCTACAATGAAGTATAAACACCTTTGGCATTCTCAGGGAGCTACCATTATTGATCAACATGTATGCATAGCACGCTGGGGATCTTATGATGAAGATTGTAGTTTTTGGAACAGACCTTCTCATGAAGACAATACACAGTCCATGGTATGCATTTTGCtccttattataaatatttagttATTAAAAATTGAACTAGATTTAATGCACTTTATGGCATCTATTAAAGCTTGTACTAGTGTCATCTTATTTAGTCATCTATTTCTTTGGTACGCTGTCACTGGAGGATTTATGAGGGTTTATACCAATGTCATTTATTATTGTTTTAATTAGTCATCTATTTCTTCTGAGGTGTTAGCAAATTTTATTTCACGTGAAAGGTATCCAATAAATTATTAGTACAATATTTAAATTACTGTAGCAACCATGGGCATAGCTGCTATCAACCATTGTGGATTTAATTATTACAGTTATCTAGTCCTTCATTTTCCAATCCAAACATGCAGATATTAATaaacaaaagttttttttttatagaacgaATATGCAACATTTCCAATAATCAAGTAACATAAAAAAGATAAGCTAATAGTGACATTGTTCTAAGAAGCAGGTACATTATGCAAGCACTCAGGATGCTACATAGACAGACGGCTGTATATGTCCATATATGGGGCAATTTCTGGTTTATACTTCTTGAGGCGTTAAATATCATGTATGTCTCTCCAAAACTGAAAAATATCACCGATGCTGCTCTGCACCCTCAATCCCCTCCACAACCCTCATGTTTGATTCTGTCAGCTGGCTGTCAAATTTTGATTGAAATGATGATTGTGCAATTGTTCTTTTTTTCTCATGATTTGTCTATCCCACTACTTCCAATGTGATGCCATAAAAAGTTATATGTGAGTTGTATATTTTTTGTGGGCATCaataatttttagagatgaattttttaatctttaagcCAATTTGGAATGTTCACATAATGCATGTATTTATTCAATGCATAATGATGCCTAATGATCAAGAGAATTAAATTGGGCACATCCTTGGATCCATCAAATTGAAGTTCAAATCATATGTTCCATTTGGTAAATGTCAAGTTTGAGCTAGATCAATCATGATCTGAACTTGTGAAAACTTTTGAGCTCCAGTAGATCGGATGCACGCATGAATTAGATTGATGAATGGATAAAATCGTGGATATTGTTGAACCAGATCAGGCGCCCTTCTAGTTTGAACAATTAGTGCATATATTTTGTTCCACGCAGATTAGTAGGTCTGTAATATATCATATGTAGATCCACATCCATAGATGGTAATCGTGCTATTCGGTTCTAGCTGATGAAGCATAAGTCGATCTGCATGTATACCGACCCAACACATCTGTTCACGTCTTTTGAAAACTAGTTACATTTTCTGCTGAATAATATTCATTCAGATCTGTTTTTTATGATTGCAAACATGATATTAATTGTTATGATATCAGTTTTTTTGCACCCCTGTTTAGTTtctcatgattttttttctaaaCTAGCAGCTTTAATATGTTATGTCATTTATATTTCATCGATGTGGTTGTTTTACTCCTAAGTAGATGCCAGAGGTCAACCATTTGAACACGACTCCTAGGGAAGCTGTGACAATGACTCAGGAGGTGGTCAAGACCATGCTGGCAATGGGATACGAGTTAAGTAAAGATGCCTTGATCAAGGCCAAAGCGTTTGATGAATCTCATCATGTCACAGCTACTGCTGCTGCCATGGTTGCTGATCTGAGCAACAGAAGTGGACTGACTGACAAGATCAATGCTGGTCTGAATGCTGTGACATCCGTGGATGAGAGGTATCACCTATCTGCGACCACCAAGGCAGTTGTATCTGCCACAACGAGAACAGCAGCAAACATCACAAACTCAGTAGTTAGCAGCAGCTACTTCTCTGCTGGAGCTCTTTTGGTTTCAGATGCTCTAAACAAAGCTGCCAAGGTTGCAGCAGACTTGGCCACTCATGGTGCTAAAAGGTGAAGCAACAGTTTATCGATAATGCAGAAAACTCTAAATGAGCAAAATGTAGCAAAATATCCAGAATGCAACTAGTATTTCAAAACTGGTGTGTGCCATGAGCTGTGCTATAATAAGTGATGCGTTGTAAATATCACACGACAATGTTCCTTGTTACTAGTTGTGGTTTCTTGGTGATGCTGGTGAAGTTTGGGATACATGATTCTAGCTAAATTTGGGATCTAAAAGGAATGTTATGTACTGATGCTCCCAATATTTCAGCTGTTGTTGCATGTGAATAGAAATGTAAATTCTCTTTCGAAAGCCAGTTAAGGTTTCTAAAAGCGAGGAAATTTATGTTAGCTTGTGAatgttttatgtatatatatatatgtgtgtgtgggtgtgtgtacatatatatgtaaatatatatacatatacatatatatatatatatatacatatatatatattgtacacACGAATTCAACGTTGCATGTGAGCCGTACACTGTGTATTCGCATCAGGACCTGTCGGAGGCCAACGTCGTGACGTGGCAAGTGATTACTGGCCAAGCGACAGCCAGGGGAGGCGTCATCTGGGTTTGGTCAACAATGACGACGTGCCGCATCTCACTTCTCTTATGACAGTCAACCTCAGACCACATACTTCTGATGACTAAAATAACCTTCAATTTATGAGAAACAAAATCGAACTTATTATACCAAAAAAGATAATTCCAATTTCCAATAAAAAGAATAACAAAGAAAACATCTTATGCagactaatttttatttatcgaATCAGAATAATTTCTTTGTTTTAAGATAATTCCGATACCATTTATATTTAACACTATCGAGGGCACATATGTCATTTCATAAAGTAtcgaattatatatttattagcaATTTTATTTTCTCTTGCCCCTATAAAGACCGAGAAATGCAACTTCTCGACAGCGTTAGGCGGCGACTAGTCCTCGTCGGGGTCTCTGCCTGCTGCTATTTTGCGCCGTCCCCTCCGCCCCTTGGTGGAGCTCCTCGCATCGCTGCCTCCTCTAGGGGTTCGCCCAGGCCCCGCTCCAATCGACCCCCTTGGTTCTGTTCATCGAATCTTCCCCTTTTCGCACCAACCTCTCTTCGCCCTTGCTCTGGAATGGCGCCAGATCGGTTGTTCCTGGCGGGAGCTGCGGTCTTCGGTGATCTATAAACGGAGAAAGGAGGCGTCTTTGCGCTTCTAGCGGTGTCTCTTGGATCGGGTGATGGAGGGGAGTGCGGCTTTAGGCTTGCAATCCTGTCCTTGGATCGGTCCGGACAAGGTCGGACGGAAAGGAAGCAGTTTCGTAAGGCTTCCGAACCGATGCTTGGAGGAGCGCAGGGTTTCCACGGTTCGATTTGGGGATCCGCGGCGGAGCAGAACTTTGTTTCGTCCAGGACAAGCTGAGCCAAAGATTTCTTGTAGTTATAAGAAGGCCCCAGGTACTTTTGTTTCCCCTCTCTATTTCTCCTTTCCAAAAATCCCAATTTCTAAGCGGTTGTAGAGATCTAATCTTAAAATAAGAACAACTATTGTTATTATTTTGGTTTAATTCGCTTATATGTCATTTAGAAGGTAATCTTTCTAATCGTAAACATGTGAAGAAAGTAGTAATGACATAATGAAGATCTCATTGGCTTTTCTGACATGGGGTTAAACTGTAAAGAATATTGAATACGTTAAATATTTGACAAGTGAACCCTCAGATCCTTGGATTCTATTAGAAATTGCAGGTAGGATTCAGTTAGATTCTATTAGTATCCAGTTCAGAATCTTTTCCATCCATGAGTAACATTGATATTTCCACTGAATTTTTTTGAGCGTTGAGGTCATCGGACAAGGATGTGTTCAATTTCATTATGGTGCCATTTTGTTCTACCTGAGTTTTTTTcctattgaaagataaatttcttaatggttttaaatAATTCTGTGATAAGTATAGTTATTTTAGTCTTTTGGTCAGTTCTACTTACAAATTGTTCACAAGAGAAACAATAAATAATAGTCAGTTGAGCCATTGTTATTTGGTTGGATGCAAAGTCTATGAGATATGGATCATCATGGTTATATATGTGCAACCTATCTGTCCAATCTGCAATGCCTAAACAACACATACTCTCTGCTGAAACTAATTTATTAACTGATGCAGTGCACGGTGAGCATTGGATGCTCCCAAGTTCTAAGATAATAAATTCCAGATTTAACCCTATCAAATTTCAAGAAAATGATTCGTATCTtgagataattatgaaaattcaaaAATCATGAAAGTATAATGTACCATGaatttaatatttattgtaaTTTGTGCTTGACTTTTAGTAAATTGTGACTCATTAATTAGGTGTCTGAGGGATTCAATATACAAGAGATCTATAAAAGGGGAAGGAAGGAAGATTGGTGGGGCATTCTAGTTTTTGAAACCTTATCAAACTTTTGTATTTCGAGTTATTAGCTCTTAGTACCTCTTGAAATAGAGAGAGTTCTCTTTGTCCTCCCATATCGCACTTCTTTCCTCGCCCTctccttctccctttttttttgtttcacatCATTTAGTATTAGAGccttgctatgcttttggagtaccTCTTTCTTATAGAAACTAGAAAGGGCAGAGGGCGATGCGGTAAAAGAATGATGCGACCAGATAGAGATGAAAGGGATGCAGAAATTGAAGCACTAAGGAGACAAGTTGAAGAGTTTACCGTGCGCCTTGAACGCCAAGAAACCTATGGCACCAAAGGCTCAAGCTATAATTATGCAAGTGGTGTGTTAATAGAACCTTGGGTAATCTGCTACAAATCCAAAACAATGGGATCTCATGCTACCTCATGTTGAATTTACTTATAACTTTATGATTAATCGTTCTACGAGCAAGAGGTCATTTGAGATTGTTTATAATCGTATTTTACCTCATTATCTAGATCTTGCTAAAGTACCTGAATCACCTTTATTAAGTTCAAAGGGAGAGGATTTTGTTATTACCATGACAAAAATTCATAAAGAAGTAAAGAAGAAGCTTAAAACTAGCAACCAAGTTTACAAAGAAAAGGTCAACAAGCATTGTCATGTGAAGATCTTTGAAGAAGGA from Musa acuminata AAA Group cultivar baxijiao chromosome BXJ1-3, Cavendish_Baxijiao_AAA, whole genome shotgun sequence encodes the following:
- the LOC135584477 gene encoding binding partner of ACD11 1-like, which produces MSLSGYTVEVTNLSPNATERDLYDFFSFSGAIEHIEIIRTGEYASTAYVTFRDPHALETAVLLSGATIIDQHVCIARWGSYDEDCSFWNRPSHEDNTQSMMPEVNHLNTTPREAVTMTQEVVKTMLAMGYELSKDALIKAKAFDESHHVTATAAAMVADLSNRSGLTDKINAGLNAVTSVDERYHLSATTKAVVSATTRTAANITNSVVSSSYFSAGALLVSDALNKAAKVAADLATHGAKR